Below is a window of Cytobacillus firmus DNA.
GAATACGGCGGTGCCGGATTATTTGGATTAAAGGCGCCGGTTATCAAGGCGCATGGCTCTTCAGATGCAACAGCTTTATTCAGTGCAGTGAGGCAGGCCAGGAACATGGTCGAAAACAATGTTGCTGATACGATAAAGGAAGCGGTTGAAAAAGAAGCCGGAAAGACAGCTCTTAAATAAACATTTTTAACTTGGGGGGAAAGCATGATGGGTAAAATCGCTTTTTTATTCCCTGGGCAGGGGTCCCAGGCTGCAGGTATGGGAAAAGTTTTAGCTGAACAGGATGAAAACGTAAAAGGATTTTTTGAAAGAGCCGATCAAAAACTTGGGTTTTTATTATCGGAACTTATTTTTGAAGGGCCTCAGGACAAATTGACGTTAACAACAAACGCACAGCCTGCACTATTGACCACTGGCATTGCCATTCTCGATTATTTTAAAAGATCTGGTATAACACCTGATTTTGTTGCGGGACATAGCCTTGGTGAGTATACTGCACTGGTCGCTGCGGAAGCTATATCCTTTGAGGATGGGGTATATGCTGTCCGTAAGCGGGGCGAATTCATGGAAGAAGCCGTTCCTAATGGCGAAGGAACAATGGCTGCAGTATTGGGCCTTGACAGGGACAAGCTCACTGCAGTTACAGAAGAGGTTACTGCAGGAGGAAATCCGGTGCAGCTTGCAAACCTGAATTGTCCTGGACAAATTGTCATTTCAGGTTCAAAAGCAGGCGTGGAACTGGCTTCTCTAAAGGCTAAAGAAGAAGGTGCCAAGCGTGTGCTTCCGCTGGAGGTAAGCGGCCCTTTCCATTCCCAATTAATGAAGCCTGCTGCTGAGAAGTTCAGGGGAATCCTTGATGAAATTGAGATTAAAGATGCAAAGGTTCCTGTCATTGCCAATGTAACAGCTTCTGAAATGACATCTGCTTCAGAAATAAATGGCAGATTGATTGAACAGCTGTATTCTCCTGTGCTATGGGAGGATTCAATCCGCAGGATGATAGAGCTTGGAGTGGATACATTTATAGAAATAGGTCCAGGAAAAGTACTGTCAGGCTTAGTGAAAAAGGTAGATCGTTCCCTTAAGACGTATGCCGTTTCAGATGCAGAATCATGCCAGGCAGTTACAGAATCCTTGAAGGAGGAATTGAGATGAAGCTAGAGGGAAAAGCCGCTTTAGTAACAGGAGCTTCCCGCGGAATCGGAAGAGAAATCGCTTTGGGTCTTGCCAGGCAAGGTGCAGATATTGTGGTTAACTACTCCGGAAGTGAGGCAAGGGCGAACGAAGTCGTTGATGAAATAAAGGCTTTAGGCAGAAATGCTTTTGCTATCCAATGCGATGTGTCAAATAGTGATTCCGTGACAAGCATGGTAAAAGAAACAGTAGAAAAGTTTGGCAAGCTTGATATTCTGGTTAATAATGCGGGTATTACGAAGGACAACCTGCTTATGAGAATGAAGGAAGACGAATGGGATGATGTTATTAACATTAACCTGAAAGGTGTTTTCCTTTGTACAAAAGCTGTTACAAGGCAAATGATGAAACAGCGCAACGGCCGCATTATCAATATTTCATCCATTGTGGGTGTGAGCGGAAATCCTGGACAGGCTAACTATGTCGCTGCCAAATCAGGGGTTATCGGCCTGACAAAAACCTCAGCAAAGGAACTTGCATCAAGAGGGATAACAGTCAATGCCATTGCACCAGGCTTCATCACAACTGATATGACGGATAAGCTGAACGAGGATGTAAGGGATCAGATGCTAAAACAAATCCCATTGGCGCGCTTCGGCGATCCTGCAGATATTGCAAATGTGGCAGTGTTTCTAGCTTCAGAGGACAGCCGTTATATGACAGGGCAAACCCTGCATGTTGATGGCGGAATGGTCATGTAATTTGTAACAGGCTTGTAATGCAAAATTTTTTATAAAAGCTTTCAATAAAGGCTAAAAATAATCTATAATACTTGAGGGGAGGTGAACAAGCATGGCAGAAGTATTAGAACGTGTAACAAAGATCATCGTGGACCGTCTTGGCGTTGAAGAGTCTGAAGTGAAATTGGAGGCTTCTTTCAAAGATGATCTAGGTGCTGATTCCCTTGATGTAGTAGAATTAGTAATGGAATTAGAAGATGAGTTCGACATGGAAATTTCTGACGATGACGCTGAGAAAATCGCAACAGTCGGTGACGCTGTAAATTACATAAAAGCTAGCCAATAATCGTTAGTAGAACCGCTCTGCAGTGAGGGAATCCCCCTCACTGCAGCAATTTTTTCTGATGTTTACTGTCCGGTGTTACCTGCAGCATCGAAAGGGCAGCTTGGAATTAAGCTTTCAGCCTTCAGCAGGTGACTGTGGACAGTAAATACGATTCTCAAAAGCTCCGTTTGATAACGGGGCTTTCTTCTGTGAAAATGGCCGTAACCATATGAAACATAAAATTGCTTTATATCGAAGTTTTTTGCGTTTTTCCTCTTTATTACGTAAACTTAGGGAAGACCAATTAAGTGTGTTTAACTCAAGAAGAATATTAATTTTTAGCAAGGTGGATGCAATATGCGCAGCAATAAAGATAAAGAAAGAAAATCATTTCGCGCAATCGAAAAACAATTTAAAGAATTCCAGACGGAAATCGGAATTCACTTTGAAAATGAAAAATTACTAAAACAAGCTTTTACCCATTCATCCTATGTGAATGAGCACCGGAGAAAGCCTTATGAAGACAATGAAAGACTGGAATTCCTGGGGGATGCCGTCCTTGAACTGACTGTTTCAAAATTCCTTTACCTTAAATATCCGATGATGAGCGAGGGTGAATTAACAAAGCTGAGGGCTGCGGTTGTCTGCGAACCATCCCTGGTCTCATTTGCCCACGAATTGTCATTTGGCAGCCTGGTGCTCCTTGGTAAAGGGGAGGAAATGACAGGTGGAAGAACCCGTCCGGCCCTGCTTGCAGATGTTTTTGAAGCCTTTATAGGTGCATTGTACCTGGATAAAGGATTAGATACAGTTGTCGGTTTTTTGGAAAAAGTTGTTTTTCCAAAGATTGATTCAGGTGCTTTTTCGCATGTGATGGATTTTAAAAGCCAGCTGCAGGAGCTTGTGCAGCGGGATGGAGCAGGTGCAATTGAATATAAAATCCTTCAGGAAAAGGGGCCTGCCCACAATCGTGAATTTGTTTCCACTGTTTCTCTAAATGGCAGGGAACTTGGGACAGGCACTGGCCGGTCAAAGAAAGAAGCCGAACAACATGCGGCCCAAATGGCTCTTGAAGTATTAAAAAATCATATAAAGTGAAACATTTTCTAACTCTGACATCAAAGAGCAGAAACATGAGGAGACAGAGGGGGACCAAGGTTGTTTTTAAAAAGGCTTGATGTTATTGGATTTAAGTCGTTTGCTGAGCGGATAACGGTTGATTTTGTTCCAGGCGTCACAGCAGTTGTCGGTCCGAATGGAAGCGGGAAAAGCAATATTACTGATGCCATCCGCTGGGTATTGGGTGAACAATCAGCTAAGTCCCTTCGCGGTGCGAAAATGGAGGATGTCATTTTTGCGGGCAGTGATTCCCGGAGAGCACAGAATTTTGCAGAGGTGACACTGACCCTTGATAACGCCGATCAGGGTCTGCCGATCGAGTATAGCGAAGTCAGTGTTACAAGAAGGGTCTACCGGTCCGGAGACAGTGAATACCTGATCAATAAGCAAACATGCAGACTTAAAGATATTGTAGATTTATTTATGGATTCAGGCCTTGGCAGGGAAGCTTTTTCAATCATAAGCCAGGGCAGAGTTGAAGAAATTTTAAACAGCAAAGCTGAAGAACGCCGGACTATATTTGAAGAAGCGGCTGGCGTACTTAAATACAAGATAAGAAAGAAAAAGGCGGAAGGCAAGCTTTCAGAAACCCAGGATAACTTAAACAGGGTGAATGATATTCTTCATGAACTGGAAACCCAGGTAGAGCCTTTGAAAATACAGGCTTCAATCGCAAAAGATTATTTGCAGCAGAAAGAAGAGCTGGAGAAAATAGAGGTAGCCCTTACCGTTTATGAGATCGAGGATCTGCATTCAAAATGGGAGCAGCTTTCACGTCAGCTCGAGCTGCATACGGAAGATGAGATGAAGCTCTCGGCAGTTATCCAAAGCAAAGAAGCGAAAGTGGAAGAGTTAAAGGATCATATAGCTGCAATTGATGAATCAGTCAATGATCTGCAGGATGTGCTCCTTCATGCCAGTGAAGAGCTGGAAAAACTGGAAGGCAGAAAAGAAGTGCTCAAAGAGCGAAAGAAAAATGCCAGCCAGAATAAAGACCAGCTCCATGGAAATATGAAAGAACTTACGATGAAGATTGCTGAGTTAAAAGAGCAGAAAGAAAAGCACTCGGCTCTCAGGGGAAAAGTGAAGGCAGAAGCTGGTAAGCTTCAAATAGCATTAAAGGAAAAGCAGGAGCAGCTAAAACTATTCAGTGAAAATACAGAAGAAAAAATAGAATCTCTGAAAAGTGATTATATTGAAGTGCTGAACCGCCAGGCAGCTTCACGGAATGAATTGCTGAATATTGATCAGCAGCTGAGTCAGCAGGGACAGCGCAGTTCAAGGCTTGAAATGGATAATGAAAAATTTATTGCTGACCGCAAGAAAAATGAAGAGAAAAAACAAAAGATACAATCAAATCTTGAAAACCTGCAAAAGGAATTAGAAAATCAAGTTCATCTATTCCGAAATGAAGACCGCAAGCTTGAATCATTAAAGAATAATTATCAAAAGCAGGAAAAAACCTTGTATCAGGCTTATCAATATTTGCAGCAGGCGAAATCCCGTCAGGAAATGCTTGAAGAAATGCAAGAGGATTTTTCGGGTTTTTTCCAAGGAGTAAAAGAAGTATTGAAAGCAAGAGGCAGCAAGCTGCAGGGAATTGAAGGAGCCATAGCTGAGTTAATTCAGGTGCCAAAAGAGTACGAAACTGCGATTGAAACAGCTCTCGGCGGTGCCATGCAGCATATCATTGTACAAGATGAACAGGACGGAAGAAGTGCCATTCAATTCCTGAAAAAGAATTCATACGGCAGAGCCACATTCCTGCCTTTAAGTGTAATTAAGGGGAAGAAGCTGAATACCACGCAAATGCAGTCGGTTCAAGGCCACCCTGCCTTTATTGGTGAAGCTGCTTCACTGATACAATTTGAAGAAAGACACCAGCCTGCTATCGAGAACTTGCTTGGCAATGTGGTCATTGCCCGGGATCTTAAAGGTGCCAATGAACTTGCGAAGCTGCTTCAATACCGTGTGAGGCTCGTAACAATTGAAGGAGATGTGGTTAATCCCGGCGGCTCCATGACCGGTGGAGCTGTGAAACAGAAAAGTACTTCAATTCTTTCACGTAAAGGTGAACTTGAAGAGCTGAAGTCCAGAATTACGGATATGGAATCCAAAACAGCAAATCTCGAAAAGCAAGTAAAACTGCAAAAAAGTGAAATTCAAAAACAGGATTTACACATTGAGCAGCTTAGAAAAACAGGCGAAGAGCTTCGTTTGATGGAACAGAAGGTAAAAGGAGAACTTTTAGAAGCAGAGTTTGAAGAGAAAAGCATTAATGAGCGCCTATCCCTTTATGATATGGACAAAGCACAGTTTTCGCAAGATATAGAGATACTGCTGGCAAGAAAGAGCGAGCTTTCAGTCGTATTGGATCAGCAGCAAAAGCAAATCGCTAATCTTGATCAGGAGATAAAAGCATTAACAGAAAGAAAAAACACCCAGCAGACTTCAAAGGAAACTGTAGTATCTGAAATTAATGAGCTGAAAATTAGCTTCGCTTCCAAAAGTGAGCAGCTGAACCATGCTGAGGACAAGCTGGCCGCCATAAATTCTGAGCTTGCTGTTACACAGGAGAAACTTAAAACCGTAAAAGAAGATTTAGAATTGCTTTCATCCGAAATGACAAATAGCTCTTCAGGTGAACAGCATCTGGAAGAAGCAGCACAGCAAAAACTGAAGGAAAAGAATGAAACACTTGAACTGATTGCTTCAAGAAGGAATGAGCGATTAAAGCTCCAAGCATCTTTAGAGGACCTTGAGCTTGAGGTAAAAGAATTAAAACGCCAGCATAAAGGCCTCATAGGAGTTCTGAAAGATGAGGAAGTTAAACAGAACCGGCTGGATGTTGAGCTTGAGAATAGGCTGAATCATTTAAGGGAAGAATACCTGCTGTCTTTTGAAGCGGCTAAAGAAGAATATCCGCTGCAAATTGAAATTGAGGAAGCGCGAAAAAGAGTAAAACTCATAAAGCTGGCTATCGAGGAACTTGGCGCAGTTAATCTCGGAGCAATCGAGGAGTATGAAAGAGTATCGGAACGCTATGAATTCCTGCTTGAGCAAAAAACAGACCTTCAGGAAGCAAAGGATACATTATTCCAGGTTATTGATGAAATGGATGTTGAAATGAAAAGGAGATTTGAAGAAACCTTTGAAGGGATCCGCCTTCATTTTGAGTCGGTTTTCCAATCTTTATTCGGCGGCGGCAGAGCGGATTTACGATTGACCCAACCTGAAGATTTATTGAATACAGGTGTGGAAATTGTTGCACAGCCGCCAGGCAAGAAATTGCAGAACCTTGGATTATTATCTGGGGGTGAACGTGCACTCACAGCCATTGCATTGCTGTTTTCTATTTTAAAAGTCCGGCCTGTTCCATTCTGTATTCTTGATGAAGTGGAAGCTGCTTTGGATGAAGCAAACGTCCAAAGGTTCAGCCAATACTTAAAAAGATACAGCGCAGAAACCCAGTTCATCGTTATCACCCACAGAAAAGGAACAATGGAAGAAGCGGATGTTCTTTACGGTGTAACCATGCAGGAATCCGGTGTCTCCAA
It encodes the following:
- the fabD gene encoding ACP S-malonyltransferase, with product MGKIAFLFPGQGSQAAGMGKVLAEQDENVKGFFERADQKLGFLLSELIFEGPQDKLTLTTNAQPALLTTGIAILDYFKRSGITPDFVAGHSLGEYTALVAAEAISFEDGVYAVRKRGEFMEEAVPNGEGTMAAVLGLDRDKLTAVTEEVTAGGNPVQLANLNCPGQIVISGSKAGVELASLKAKEEGAKRVLPLEVSGPFHSQLMKPAAEKFRGILDEIEIKDAKVPVIANVTASEMTSASEINGRLIEQLYSPVLWEDSIRRMIELGVDTFIEIGPGKVLSGLVKKVDRSLKTYAVSDAESCQAVTESLKEELR
- the fabG gene encoding 3-oxoacyl-[acyl-carrier-protein] reductase encodes the protein MKLEGKAALVTGASRGIGREIALGLARQGADIVVNYSGSEARANEVVDEIKALGRNAFAIQCDVSNSDSVTSMVKETVEKFGKLDILVNNAGITKDNLLMRMKEDEWDDVININLKGVFLCTKAVTRQMMKQRNGRIINISSIVGVSGNPGQANYVAAKSGVIGLTKTSAKELASRGITVNAIAPGFITTDMTDKLNEDVRDQMLKQIPLARFGDPADIANVAVFLASEDSRYMTGQTLHVDGGMVM
- a CDS encoding acyl carrier protein, giving the protein MAEVLERVTKIIVDRLGVEESEVKLEASFKDDLGADSLDVVELVMELEDEFDMEISDDDAEKIATVGDAVNYIKASQ
- the rnc gene encoding ribonuclease III, encoding MRSNKDKERKSFRAIEKQFKEFQTEIGIHFENEKLLKQAFTHSSYVNEHRRKPYEDNERLEFLGDAVLELTVSKFLYLKYPMMSEGELTKLRAAVVCEPSLVSFAHELSFGSLVLLGKGEEMTGGRTRPALLADVFEAFIGALYLDKGLDTVVGFLEKVVFPKIDSGAFSHVMDFKSQLQELVQRDGAGAIEYKILQEKGPAHNREFVSTVSLNGRELGTGTGRSKKEAEQHAAQMALEVLKNHIK
- the smc gene encoding chromosome segregation protein SMC — encoded protein: MFLKRLDVIGFKSFAERITVDFVPGVTAVVGPNGSGKSNITDAIRWVLGEQSAKSLRGAKMEDVIFAGSDSRRAQNFAEVTLTLDNADQGLPIEYSEVSVTRRVYRSGDSEYLINKQTCRLKDIVDLFMDSGLGREAFSIISQGRVEEILNSKAEERRTIFEEAAGVLKYKIRKKKAEGKLSETQDNLNRVNDILHELETQVEPLKIQASIAKDYLQQKEELEKIEVALTVYEIEDLHSKWEQLSRQLELHTEDEMKLSAVIQSKEAKVEELKDHIAAIDESVNDLQDVLLHASEELEKLEGRKEVLKERKKNASQNKDQLHGNMKELTMKIAELKEQKEKHSALRGKVKAEAGKLQIALKEKQEQLKLFSENTEEKIESLKSDYIEVLNRQAASRNELLNIDQQLSQQGQRSSRLEMDNEKFIADRKKNEEKKQKIQSNLENLQKELENQVHLFRNEDRKLESLKNNYQKQEKTLYQAYQYLQQAKSRQEMLEEMQEDFSGFFQGVKEVLKARGSKLQGIEGAIAELIQVPKEYETAIETALGGAMQHIIVQDEQDGRSAIQFLKKNSYGRATFLPLSVIKGKKLNTTQMQSVQGHPAFIGEAASLIQFEERHQPAIENLLGNVVIARDLKGANELAKLLQYRVRLVTIEGDVVNPGGSMTGGAVKQKSTSILSRKGELEELKSRITDMESKTANLEKQVKLQKSEIQKQDLHIEQLRKTGEELRLMEQKVKGELLEAEFEEKSINERLSLYDMDKAQFSQDIEILLARKSELSVVLDQQQKQIANLDQEIKALTERKNTQQTSKETVVSEINELKISFASKSEQLNHAEDKLAAINSELAVTQEKLKTVKEDLELLSSEMTNSSSGEQHLEEAAQQKLKEKNETLELIASRRNERLKLQASLEDLELEVKELKRQHKGLIGVLKDEEVKQNRLDVELENRLNHLREEYLLSFEAAKEEYPLQIEIEEARKRVKLIKLAIEELGAVNLGAIEEYERVSERYEFLLEQKTDLQEAKDTLFQVIDEMDVEMKRRFEETFEGIRLHFESVFQSLFGGGRADLRLTQPEDLLNTGVEIVAQPPGKKLQNLGLLSGGERALTAIALLFSILKVRPVPFCILDEVEAALDEANVQRFSQYLKRYSAETQFIVITHRKGTMEEADVLYGVTMQESGVSKLVSVRLEETRELITQ